The Aureimonas mangrovi genome includes a region encoding these proteins:
- the mprF gene encoding bifunctional lysylphosphatidylglycerol flippase/synthetase MprF translates to MADSASQEAAGRPRPASRIKRILPLVFGLALTVIAFVALDIVVTHVSYDEVRDAVAAMPPGAILACLLFTALSFLAMSTYDVIATRTVVPGKVKPSTAALVGAAGYAVSNALGFPLLTGGALRYRLYRAADLDPASIGKIVGTSFFALWFAFAVLVGLTLIADPRAVPFFDRIDPAIDIAIGIVLIAAVGGLLVWLGRAPRRLAFRGSVMPLPSSRHALAQIVAGIVDLTAAAAALYVLMPQGSVSSFFIFALIFTLATVAGMASHAPAGLGAFEATILAGLGLGADPNAIAALIVYRLIYTALPLVVAVVVLAGAELVRQRSKVADAARAVQPMIPPLSAAITFAGGVVLLISGSTPTIDTRLAVLRDILPLPFVEVSHLLSSLVGVVLLVIARGLALRLHRAFVLALCLLLSGAVFALAKGLDWEEALTLAFVALALTIFRHAFYRRTQEGPFALSWRWLAGIAAVVVAFVWLGFFSYSDVAYSNALWWEFAVEDDAPRFLRAGVLVVAVVVVAAVYLWVNGRPRAAPASEIPPEVLPLVEASSETAAWLALLGDKAFMLSPERDAFLMYARSGGSLVALGEPVGAPAAAEELAWAFRASADRQALRPVFYEVGAARLPLFLDMGLTALKLGEVARVDLATFDLKGSKRQSLRSAVNRAEREGMTFRIVPRDGVPKLMPTLRRISDAWLESKSGSEKGFSLGYFDERYLSYFDVAVLEEHGEIVAFANLWRSGGKNEMSIDLMRHLPSASHAVMETLFVKLILNAREEGYRWFNLGAAPLSGLTDRPGASRWNRFGSLLYRRGGDFYRFDGLRGFKQKFGPVWTPHYLVCPPGLDAARALVDVTTLVSRRVKARAS, encoded by the coding sequence GTGGCGGACAGCGCATCGCAGGAGGCGGCCGGCAGGCCCCGGCCCGCCAGCCGGATCAAGCGCATCCTGCCGCTCGTCTTCGGCCTCGCGCTCACCGTCATCGCCTTCGTGGCACTCGACATCGTGGTCACGCACGTCTCCTATGACGAGGTGCGCGACGCGGTGGCCGCGATGCCGCCGGGCGCGATCCTTGCCTGCCTCCTCTTCACGGCACTGTCCTTCCTGGCGATGTCGACCTACGACGTCATCGCGACGCGTACCGTGGTGCCAGGCAAGGTGAAGCCCTCCACCGCCGCACTGGTGGGCGCCGCCGGTTACGCGGTCTCCAACGCGCTGGGCTTTCCGCTTCTGACCGGCGGCGCCCTGCGCTACCGTCTCTACCGTGCGGCCGACCTCGATCCGGCCTCGATCGGGAAGATCGTCGGCACCTCCTTTTTCGCGCTGTGGTTCGCCTTCGCCGTCCTCGTCGGGCTCACGCTCATCGCCGATCCGCGGGCCGTACCCTTCTTCGACCGGATCGACCCGGCGATCGACATCGCCATCGGGATCGTCCTGATCGCGGCGGTCGGCGGCCTTCTCGTCTGGCTCGGCCGCGCGCCGCGCCGTCTCGCCTTTCGCGGCTCGGTCATGCCGCTGCCCTCCTCGCGACATGCGCTGGCGCAGATCGTGGCGGGCATCGTCGACCTGACGGCGGCCGCCGCCGCGCTCTACGTGCTGATGCCGCAGGGCAGCGTCTCGTCGTTCTTCATCTTTGCGCTGATCTTCACGCTGGCGACCGTCGCGGGCATGGCCTCGCACGCGCCGGCCGGCCTCGGGGCCTTCGAGGCGACGATCCTGGCCGGCCTCGGCCTCGGCGCCGATCCGAACGCGATCGCCGCGCTCATCGTCTATCGCCTGATCTACACCGCGCTGCCGCTCGTGGTGGCGGTGGTGGTCCTGGCGGGAGCCGAACTCGTGCGCCAGCGCAGCAAGGTGGCGGACGCGGCGCGCGCCGTGCAGCCGATGATCCCGCCGCTCTCGGCCGCGATCACCTTCGCGGGCGGCGTCGTCCTCCTCATCTCGGGCTCGACGCCGACGATCGACACCCGCCTTGCGGTTCTGCGGGACATCCTGCCGCTGCCCTTCGTGGAGGTCTCGCATCTCCTGTCGAGCCTCGTCGGGGTCGTGCTTCTCGTCATCGCGCGCGGGCTCGCGCTGCGCCTGCACCGGGCCTTCGTTCTGGCTCTGTGCCTGCTTCTGTCGGGCGCGGTCTTCGCGCTCGCCAAGGGCCTCGACTGGGAGGAGGCGCTGACGCTCGCCTTCGTGGCACTGGCGCTCACGATCTTCCGCCATGCCTTCTACCGCCGCACGCAGGAGGGCCCCTTCGCGCTGAGCTGGCGCTGGCTGGCGGGCATCGCGGCTGTGGTCGTCGCCTTTGTCTGGCTCGGCTTCTTCTCCTATTCGGACGTCGCCTATTCCAACGCGCTGTGGTGGGAGTTCGCCGTGGAAGACGACGCGCCGCGCTTCCTGCGGGCCGGTGTCCTCGTCGTCGCCGTGGTCGTCGTCGCCGCCGTCTATCTCTGGGTGAACGGGCGTCCGCGCGCCGCGCCTGCGAGCGAGATCCCGCCCGAGGTGCTGCCGCTGGTGGAAGCCTCCAGCGAGACGGCCGCGTGGCTCGCGCTCCTGGGCGACAAGGCCTTCATGCTCTCGCCGGAGCGAGACGCCTTCCTGATGTATGCGCGCTCGGGCGGCAGCCTCGTCGCGCTCGGCGAGCCGGTGGGCGCGCCGGCCGCGGCCGAGGAACTCGCCTGGGCCTTCCGCGCCAGCGCCGACCGGCAGGCCCTGCGCCCGGTCTTCTACGAGGTCGGCGCCGCGCGCCTGCCGCTCTTCCTCGACATGGGGCTGACGGCGCTCAAGCTCGGCGAGGTGGCGCGGGTGGACCTTGCGACCTTCGACCTCAAGGGCTCCAAGCGCCAGTCGCTGCGCAGCGCCGTCAACCGCGCCGAGCGCGAGGGCATGACCTTCCGCATCGTGCCGCGCGATGGAGTGCCGAAGCTGATGCCGACGCTGCGGCGCATCTCCGACGCCTGGCTGGAATCGAAGTCCGGCAGCGAGAAGGGCTTCTCCCTCGGCTATTTCGACGAGCGCTATCTCTCTTATTTCGACGTCGCGGTGCTGGAGGAGCACGGCGAGATCGTCGCCTTCGCCAATCTGTGGCGCTCGGGCGGGAAGAACGAGATGTCGATCGACCTGATGCGGCACCTTCCGAGCGCATCCCATGCGGTGATGGAGACGCTGTTCGTGAAGCTCATCCTGAACGCGCGAGAAGAAGGCTATCGCTGGTTCAACCTCGGCGCGGCGCCGCTTTCGGGCTTGACGGACCGGCCGGGCGCCTCGCGCTGGAACCGCTTCGGCAGCCTTCTCTACCGGCGTGGCGGAGACTTCTACCGCTTCGACGGCCTGCGAGGCTTCAAGCAGAAATTCGGCCCCGTCTGGACGCCGCATTACCTCGTCTGCCCGCCGGGGCTGGACGCGGCCCGCGCGCTGGTCGACGTGACGACCCTCGTCTCGCGCCGCGTGAAGGCGCGCGCATCATGA
- a CDS encoding MBL fold metallo-hydrolase, which yields MTLALWSDRFLNAGAKGRPAGAGRCGTVMDSGGRLLGKVARIAFAGFALALLGACATPVCGPFEGRPAHHGIGGFCNEPGAPKPEAGPALAAIDGVRLATARYRGPVPLQYLADPAETLAELRRPAAQDRATWLGHATVLLEIDGKRVLVDPVWSTYVTPLPPFGPKRIVPPPVPIADLPPIDAILVTHDHYDHLDRASLDAMPGKDRIEVVVPLGVGARLASMGFSRIVETDWWQEREVAGLRLVTLPASHESGRTAFRKDDTLWASFALFGAGASGSRVYLTGDSGYHTHYARIGERFGPFDLAVMNLGGYAPLPVANAYHFTPEQSIAALRDLRAKIAVPVHWATYPLGSEDPFEPGPAFLQEAFRQGLDAGRARLMRIGETLRISAARGS from the coding sequence ATGACACTTGCACTGTGGTCGGATCGCTTCCTAAACGCTGGCGCGAAGGGGCGGCCGGCGGGCGCCGGGCGATGCGGGACGGTGATGGATTCGGGCGGGCGACTTTTGGGCAAGGTGGCGCGGATCGCTTTCGCCGGCTTCGCCCTCGCGCTTCTGGGCGCCTGCGCCACGCCGGTCTGCGGGCCCTTCGAGGGTCGCCCCGCCCATCACGGCATCGGTGGCTTCTGCAACGAGCCCGGCGCGCCGAAGCCGGAAGCCGGCCCCGCCCTCGCCGCGATCGACGGCGTGAGGCTGGCGACCGCGCGCTATCGCGGCCCGGTGCCCCTGCAATATCTCGCCGACCCCGCCGAGACGCTCGCCGAACTGCGCCGTCCCGCCGCGCAGGACCGCGCGACCTGGCTCGGCCATGCGACGGTGCTTCTCGAGATCGACGGCAAGCGCGTCCTCGTCGATCCGGTGTGGTCCACCTACGTCACGCCGCTGCCGCCCTTCGGGCCGAAGCGCATCGTGCCGCCGCCCGTGCCGATCGCGGACCTGCCGCCGATCGACGCGATCCTCGTGACGCACGACCATTACGACCATCTCGACCGCGCGAGCCTCGACGCCATGCCCGGCAAGGACAGGATCGAGGTCGTCGTGCCGCTCGGCGTGGGCGCCAGGCTTGCCTCGATGGGCTTTTCCAGGATCGTCGAGACGGACTGGTGGCAGGAGCGGGAGGTCGCGGGGCTGAGGCTCGTCACGCTGCCGGCCTCGCACGAATCGGGGCGGACCGCCTTTCGCAAGGACGATACGCTCTGGGCCTCCTTCGCGCTGTTCGGGGCCGGCGCGTCGGGCTCGCGCGTCTATCTGACGGGAGACAGCGGCTACCACACGCATTATGCGCGGATCGGCGAGCGGTTCGGGCCGTTCGATCTCGCCGTGATGAATCTCGGCGGCTACGCGCCGCTGCCGGTGGCTAACGCCTATCACTTCACGCCGGAGCAATCGATCGCGGCCCTGCGCGACCTCAGGGCGAAGATCGCCGTCCCGGTTCACTGGGCGACTTATCCGCTGGGCTCGGAAGACCCTTTCGAACCCGGCCCCGCCTTCCTGCAGGAAGCATTTCGGCAAGGGCTCGACGCGGGCCGGGCGCGGCTGATGCGGATCGGCGAAACGCTGAGGATCAGTGCGGCACGAGGCTCATGA
- a CDS encoding septal ring lytic transglycosylase RlpA family protein yields the protein MKLTAKIVLATAAITCAFNAPFTTAAQADPVIVRTISGPASWYGPGFQGRKTANGERFDMNELTAAHRSLPFGTKVRVTCRNTGKSVTVRINDRGPFHGNRVIDLSRAAASQIGITNAGVGAVKIDVLA from the coding sequence ATGAAGCTGACCGCAAAGATCGTCCTCGCGACGGCCGCCATCACCTGCGCCTTCAACGCACCGTTCACTACCGCCGCGCAGGCCGACCCCGTCATCGTGCGGACCATCTCCGGTCCTGCTTCCTGGTACGGCCCCGGCTTTCAGGGCCGCAAGACCGCCAATGGCGAGCGCTTCGACATGAACGAACTCACGGCCGCGCATCGCTCGCTGCCCTTCGGCACCAAGGTGCGTGTGACCTGCCGCAACACGGGCAAGTCAGTCACCGTTCGGATCAACGATCGCGGGCCGTTTCACGGCAATCGCGTGATCGATCTTTCGCGCGCGGCAGCCAGCCAGATCGGTATTACGAACGCCGGCGTCGGCGCGGTGAAGATCGACGTCCTGGCCTGA
- a CDS encoding exopolysaccharide biosynthesis protein, with translation MNGATRASPARAGSDEGEEVRFDSLGELLDAIDARSDRDDGVTLDTVQDMAGRSAFGPMILLPGLIALSPLSGIPTLPTILGTIVILIAAQLVLGRHEIWLPRRLLNARLSRERVDKGMRFLKPVARTVDKVIKPRLAFATKDFAQRGAALMCIIVAMTMPPLELLPFMATSAGLILSIFGLAITVRDGVLMLVALALTFAGAGGLVYWFFF, from the coding sequence ATGAACGGGGCGACGCGAGCATCACCTGCGCGCGCAGGCAGCGACGAGGGCGAAGAGGTTCGCTTCGACAGCCTCGGCGAGCTCCTTGACGCCATCGACGCGCGATCGGACCGCGACGACGGCGTGACGCTGGACACCGTTCAGGACATGGCGGGCCGCTCGGCCTTCGGGCCGATGATCCTTCTGCCCGGCCTCATCGCCCTCTCGCCGCTCTCCGGCATTCCCACGCTTCCCACCATCCTCGGGACCATCGTCATCCTGATCGCCGCCCAGCTCGTCCTCGGTCGGCACGAGATCTGGCTGCCGCGCCGCCTTCTGAACGCGCGGCTGTCGCGCGAGCGCGTCGACAAGGGCATGCGCTTCCTGAAACCCGTCGCGCGCACCGTGGACAAGGTCATCAAGCCGCGTCTTGCCTTCGCGACGAAGGATTTCGCCCAGCGCGGGGCCGCGCTGATGTGCATCATCGTGGCAATGACCATGCCGCCGCTCGAGCTCCTGCCCTTCATGGCCACTTCGGCCGGGCTGATCCTCTCGATCTTTGGCCTCGCCATCACCGTGCGGGACGGCGTCCTGATGCTTGTCGCGCTGGCGCTCACATTCGCGGGCGCGGGCGGCCTCGTCTACTGGTTCTTCTTCTGA